The following coding sequences lie in one Methanopyrus sp. SNP6 genomic window:
- a CDS encoding DUF3343 domain-containing protein, with protein MGFLSRLRSAFSREDRHSNGCGGRGLIVFESARDTMRAERALKEAGYDVRAVAPPPEIREGCDLAIEYDLVDEVGVRRTLEEIGVEPLKLVSLEDHSLKPIELVRVKEIDGYIMVRCGNMKVTVDRDGTIVNVSGGGCPDVPYLAHELVGKNVLELSEDSMPASLGYTLCAYTLDKAVRKAKEMLVGEES; from the coding sequence ATGGGGTTTCTTTCTCGCCTCCGCTCCGCATTTTCCCGGGAGGATAGGCACTCAAACGGGTGCGGAGGTAGGGGTCTAATCGTCTTCGAGAGCGCCAGGGACACTATGAGGGCTGAGAGGGCTCTCAAGGAGGCTGGATACGACGTCCGAGCGGTAGCCCCGCCGCCGGAAATCCGCGAGGGATGCGACCTAGCGATCGAGTACGACCTCGTCGACGAGGTTGGCGTGCGTCGAACGCTCGAGGAGATAGGTGTGGAGCCGCTGAAGTTAGTATCGCTCGAGGATCATTCCCTCAAACCCATCGAACTGGTTCGCGTTAAGGAGATAGACGGATACATCATGGTCCGGTGCGGCAACATGAAGGTGACCGTGGATCGAGATGGAACGATAGTGAACGTGTCGGGAGGCGGTTGTCCCGACGTCCCTTACCTAGCACACGAACTCGTAGGTAAGAACGTCCTCGAGCTGTCGGAGGACTCGATGCCGGCGAGCCTAGGGTACACACTCTGCGCGTACACACTCGACAAAGCCGTGAGGAAGGCTAAAGAAATGCTCGTAGGGGAAGAGAGTTGA
- a CDS encoding Ni/Fe hydrogenase subunit alpha encodes MSEIVDIEPVTRVEGHGKIVVEFDEDGKLKDARFHVVEVRGFEKFLEGRPIEDAPILTPRICGICQVAHHLASAKAADEVFGVDPPEPAQKLRGLMHHAATVHSHALHFYFLAAPDLVKPEEEDPMKRHVLALARENPEVVKYAIELRKIGQTIVEAVGGKPIHPITAVPGGVSKPLEEDRREELLELARSAIKLAERTVDMAEELTRRLEEEGLLELGYLESHHMGMVSDGVHELYDGVIRVVDPQGNVDREFDPSEYLDHIAEAVRPYSYLKFPYLRDKGEEDGLYRVNTLSRLNVCDKMATPRAQERYEEFIDEYGKPCHHPMLYHYARTIELLSSAERCVELLEDDEITGDDVREEVDPDDVVGEGVGCVEAPRGTLIHHFKTDEEGIITEVNLIVATVQNNPAMDLGVKRVAEEYLRSPEDASPKVLNRMEMVIRAYDPCLSCATHILGERPRLTLEVHRAGKLVRVVEG; translated from the coding sequence TTGTCGGAGATTGTGGACATCGAGCCGGTCACCAGAGTGGAGGGTCACGGCAAGATCGTGGTCGAGTTCGACGAGGACGGGAAACTGAAGGACGCCAGGTTCCACGTGGTCGAGGTCCGCGGCTTCGAGAAGTTCCTCGAAGGAAGACCGATCGAGGACGCCCCGATCCTGACACCGAGGATTTGCGGGATATGTCAGGTGGCCCACCACCTCGCCAGCGCCAAAGCTGCCGACGAGGTTTTCGGTGTAGATCCCCCGGAACCGGCTCAGAAGCTACGGGGGCTGATGCATCACGCCGCGACGGTGCATAGTCACGCGCTCCACTTCTACTTCCTCGCGGCGCCGGACCTGGTCAAGCCCGAAGAGGAGGATCCGATGAAGCGCCACGTTCTAGCACTGGCCAGAGAGAACCCGGAGGTCGTGAAGTATGCCATCGAGCTGAGGAAGATAGGACAGACGATAGTGGAGGCAGTCGGTGGCAAGCCCATACACCCTATCACTGCCGTTCCAGGCGGTGTATCTAAGCCCCTGGAAGAGGACCGACGGGAGGAGCTACTCGAACTCGCGAGGAGCGCGATTAAGCTGGCGGAGCGCACCGTCGACATGGCCGAGGAACTGACTCGGCGCCTCGAGGAAGAGGGGCTGCTCGAGCTCGGATATCTGGAGTCTCACCACATGGGGATGGTCAGCGACGGTGTGCACGAGCTGTACGACGGTGTGATCCGCGTCGTGGATCCCCAGGGCAATGTCGACCGGGAGTTCGATCCGTCGGAATATCTCGACCATATCGCTGAGGCCGTGCGACCGTATTCATACCTTAAGTTTCCGTACCTACGCGACAAGGGCGAAGAGGACGGACTTTACAGGGTCAACACGCTCTCCCGCCTCAACGTATGCGACAAGATGGCCACGCCCAGGGCCCAGGAACGCTACGAGGAGTTCATCGACGAATATGGGAAACCGTGCCACCACCCGATGCTGTACCATTACGCGAGGACGATCGAGCTGCTGTCGTCGGCAGAACGCTGCGTCGAGCTGCTAGAGGACGACGAGATCACGGGCGATGACGTCCGGGAGGAGGTGGATCCGGACGACGTTGTGGGTGAGGGCGTCGGCTGCGTGGAGGCGCCTCGTGGGACGCTGATCCACCACTTCAAGACGGACGAGGAAGGCATCATCACTGAGGTCAACCTGATAGTCGCCACGGTCCAGAACAACCCAGCCATGGACCTCGGCGTCAAGAGGGTCGCGGAGGAGTACCTGAGAAGTCCCGAGGACGCCTCCCCCAAGGTTCTCAACCGTATGGAGATGGTGATCCGGGCTTACGATCCTTGCCTATCTTGTGCGACCCACATACTCGGCGAGCGTCCCAGGCTCACGCTCGAGGTTCACCGCGCCGGTAAGCTAGTTCGGGTTGTGGAGGGGTGA
- a CDS encoding phenylalanine--tRNA ligase subunit alpha: MDPRELAERLTERDLRILIHLAENEEATPEELAESLGVDLGPVMRSLYWLEERGLIESEEETYEVYELGDEGKEYAEEGLPELRVVEVLRGMGGEGRLEEVLDRAGVPRKLAGPILGWLRRKGLAEIKREGGETSLVLLEEEPEDVDQSVLEALAAEGPMSVEEVARRLEMDEEEMEKVLKRLSERGDVLRAREETVKKVRLTERGEEVAEHAPEVLERDWITELKPEHLREGTWKEKEFKPYDVKAPTRPTFPGKRHPLKEVIDEIRRVFLEMGFVEVSGPLVESSFWNFDALFQPQDHAAREMQDTFYLEEPAEAELPDGEIVEKVRAVHEDGGDTGSRGWGYEWDEGVARKTVLRTHTTAVSVRKLYEVEGPPLKAFSIGRVYRRETVDYKHLPEFHQCEGIVLARDVSFRDLLGILEEFYRRMGFEEIRFRPAYFPYTVLSVEPEVYFEEKGDWVELGGAGIFRPEVIQPLGFDPDVVCLAWGLGVERLAMLKLGIDDIRDLYMSDLKTLLEMPTTRARR, from the coding sequence GTGGACCCGCGGGAACTAGCTGAGCGGTTGACCGAGCGCGACTTAAGGATCCTCATTCATTTGGCGGAAAACGAAGAGGCAACACCCGAGGAGCTCGCCGAGTCGCTGGGTGTCGACTTGGGTCCCGTCATGAGATCACTCTATTGGCTCGAGGAGCGTGGATTGATAGAGTCCGAGGAAGAAACATACGAGGTGTACGAATTAGGTGATGAAGGAAAGGAGTATGCCGAGGAGGGACTGCCGGAGCTCCGCGTGGTCGAGGTCTTGAGAGGGATGGGCGGCGAAGGACGGTTGGAAGAAGTCCTAGATCGTGCCGGAGTGCCACGGAAGCTGGCCGGACCCATCCTAGGATGGTTGAGGAGAAAAGGACTGGCGGAAATCAAAAGGGAGGGCGGAGAGACGTCACTCGTTCTCCTGGAGGAGGAACCCGAGGATGTGGATCAATCTGTGCTCGAGGCGTTGGCCGCCGAGGGCCCTATGTCAGTCGAGGAGGTAGCGAGAAGGCTGGAGATGGACGAAGAGGAAATGGAGAAAGTCCTGAAGAGGTTGAGCGAGCGCGGTGACGTCCTGAGAGCACGGGAGGAGACGGTTAAGAAAGTCAGGCTAACCGAACGTGGTGAGGAAGTTGCGGAGCACGCCCCAGAAGTGCTGGAACGTGACTGGATTACGGAGCTGAAACCCGAGCATTTGAGGGAGGGGACCTGGAAAGAGAAGGAGTTCAAGCCGTACGACGTGAAGGCACCCACGCGCCCCACGTTCCCAGGTAAGCGTCATCCGTTGAAGGAGGTTATCGATGAGATACGCAGAGTCTTCCTCGAGATGGGTTTCGTGGAAGTATCCGGACCACTAGTCGAGTCCAGCTTCTGGAACTTCGACGCCCTGTTCCAGCCGCAAGATCACGCCGCCAGGGAAATGCAAGATACCTTCTACCTGGAAGAACCCGCCGAGGCCGAATTGCCGGACGGTGAGATCGTCGAGAAGGTTCGAGCCGTGCACGAGGACGGTGGTGACACGGGATCCAGGGGTTGGGGGTACGAGTGGGACGAGGGTGTGGCCCGGAAGACGGTCCTACGTACTCACACGACGGCGGTGTCGGTTCGGAAACTGTACGAGGTAGAGGGGCCTCCACTCAAAGCGTTCTCGATCGGCCGGGTATACCGGCGTGAGACGGTCGACTATAAGCACTTGCCGGAGTTCCATCAGTGTGAGGGGATAGTCCTGGCCAGAGACGTCTCGTTCCGGGACTTGCTCGGGATACTCGAGGAGTTCTACCGACGGATGGGGTTCGAAGAGATCAGGTTCAGACCTGCCTACTTCCCGTATACAGTCCTCTCCGTAGAGCCCGAGGTGTACTTCGAGGAGAAAGGAGACTGGGTAGAGCTGGGCGGTGCGGGCATTTTCCGACCTGAAGTGATTCAACCCCTAGGGTTCGATCCCGACGTGGTGTGTTTAGCGTGGGGCTTGGGCGTCGAACGACTGGCGATGCTGAAGTTGGGAATAGACGACATAAGGGACCTGTACATGAGCGATCTTAAGACGCTCTTGGAGATGCCTACCACCAGAGCACGGCGCTGA
- a CDS encoding YeeE/YedE thiosulfate transporter family protein, with protein sequence MAEYLHAIGTLAFGVLIGYLGQRSAMCFIGGIRDVYLLRDTWLVQGLIGFLIGAFFGLSVFGAAGMIKKFPWFLYKGASAIPGDVLGKKPGFVAHAAVTVVGGLGVGFLSVVQGGCPFRNYVMAAEGNVTAMAYLLGMFVGAVFYHACIIPIFGPPK encoded by the coding sequence TTGGCGGAGTACCTGCACGCCATCGGAACGCTTGCGTTCGGCGTGCTGATCGGCTACTTGGGCCAGCGGTCCGCGATGTGCTTCATAGGTGGAATCCGGGACGTGTACCTACTACGCGATACGTGGCTCGTGCAGGGTCTAATCGGGTTCCTCATCGGTGCCTTCTTCGGGTTGTCGGTGTTCGGAGCCGCGGGCATGATCAAGAAGTTCCCATGGTTCCTGTACAAGGGAGCGTCCGCCATCCCGGGTGACGTCCTAGGCAAGAAGCCGGGGTTCGTCGCTCACGCGGCGGTGACGGTGGTGGGAGGTCTCGGCGTTGGTTTCCTATCGGTGGTCCAGGGTGGCTGCCCGTTCAGGAACTACGTTATGGCGGCCGAGGGCAATGTGACGGCGATGGCGTATCTGCTAGGAATGTTCGTCGGTGCGGTGTTCTACCACGCCTGTATCATACCGATTTTCGGGCCACCTAAGTGA
- a CDS encoding NAD(P)H-hydrate dehydratase: MIIAGTVPIESLDLVEGEVESLGNRIRVADREIPVSMGTTALAAAAAQTLGFLDERKPQLITAGDLGEGGGSLDIYRRLREVDDEVLVIHYIKPKIDEIRRIDTSGKVVADAGGMYAAKAAGIGPEFHLFLPDPGELAFLADEKAYHPAYVRRFIAEVDEEEVPSLVRRAYEGNQVPDHLVVKGRRDYVVRSGEVVEIVDEPLIEAMECIGGTGDTLTGIVTGLIAAGFETEEACVIGCRVNRRVGEIVKATPATRIHELIEAIPEALREELKD; this comes from the coding sequence TTGATTATCGCGGGCACGGTCCCTATCGAAAGCCTCGATCTCGTCGAGGGCGAGGTGGAGTCGCTGGGTAATCGGATACGCGTCGCTGATCGTGAAATACCCGTCTCAATGGGAACCACCGCGCTGGCCGCCGCGGCGGCTCAGACCTTGGGGTTCTTGGACGAACGTAAACCGCAGCTTATAACCGCTGGGGATCTTGGGGAAGGTGGTGGTAGCCTCGATATCTACCGTCGCCTGAGGGAAGTCGATGATGAAGTACTCGTGATCCACTACATCAAGCCGAAGATAGACGAGATCCGGCGCATCGATACGTCGGGCAAAGTCGTCGCGGACGCCGGAGGGATGTACGCCGCTAAGGCCGCGGGTATCGGACCAGAGTTTCACCTGTTCCTGCCAGACCCCGGGGAGCTCGCGTTCCTCGCTGACGAGAAAGCCTATCATCCGGCCTACGTTCGAAGGTTCATCGCTGAAGTCGACGAGGAGGAGGTTCCAAGTCTGGTGAGGCGTGCATACGAGGGGAATCAAGTTCCGGATCACTTGGTGGTCAAGGGGAGGCGTGACTACGTCGTCCGTAGTGGTGAAGTAGTGGAGATCGTCGATGAGCCCCTAATCGAGGCTATGGAGTGCATCGGAGGCACGGGTGATACACTCACAGGGATCGTCACCGGACTCATCGCCGCGGGGTTCGAGACCGAGGAGGCGTGCGTAATCGGCTGCAGGGTGAACCGTAGGGTCGGTGAAATCGTGAAAGCGACTCCTGCGACCAGGATACACGAGCTCATCGAAGCGATACCGGAAGCGTTGCGTGAAGAACTGAAGGATTAA
- a CDS encoding DUF167 family protein, with amino-acid sequence MEPPVKEHREGTLIRVRVNPDADTTDLKGVDDWRGAIEIDVAAPPVKNRANRELLEFLGRKLNTTCELVSGEKSREKLVLARDISVDEVEERLGLR; translated from the coding sequence TTGGAGCCGCCGGTGAAAGAGCACCGGGAAGGAACGCTGATCCGGGTGCGGGTGAACCCGGACGCGGACACCACCGATTTGAAGGGGGTCGATGATTGGCGTGGGGCCATAGAAATTGACGTAGCCGCGCCACCGGTGAAGAATAGGGCGAACCGCGAGTTGCTTGAGTTCCTCGGGAGGAAGCTCAACACGACCTGTGAGTTGGTCTCGGGAGAGAAGTCCAGGGAGAAGTTAGTGCTCGCACGGGACATCTCCGTTGATGAGGTGGAGGAACGGCTGGGATTGCGTTAA
- the cgi121 gene encoding KEOPS complex subunit Cgi121 has product MILKFDHWSGPLYLHCSIRRGDPRRVIERSSEEVIIQAISTEYADYRVIASAACRAIRAFESDHNLARSLDLEFLVRLTGTRQIREAIDRAEPGDEFVLVVASRDRKKVKEVLKELLGEAEELEEFPERDGYKELLRTAASVDAEE; this is encoded by the coding sequence GTGATCCTGAAGTTCGACCACTGGTCCGGTCCGCTGTACCTGCACTGCTCGATCCGTAGGGGTGACCCTCGCAGGGTGATCGAACGCTCCTCGGAGGAAGTTATCATACAGGCGATTTCCACCGAGTACGCTGATTACCGCGTGATCGCTTCGGCCGCCTGTCGCGCCATTCGAGCGTTTGAGAGCGACCACAACCTGGCACGGTCCCTGGACTTGGAGTTCTTGGTGAGGTTGACGGGGACCCGTCAAATCCGCGAGGCGATCGATCGAGCGGAGCCGGGTGATGAGTTCGTGCTCGTCGTGGCTTCCAGGGATCGGAAAAAAGTGAAGGAGGTGTTGAAGGAACTGTTGGGGGAGGCCGAGGAGCTCGAGGAGTTCCCGGAACGCGATGGCTACAAGGAACTACTTAGAACGGCGGCGTCCGTGGACGCCGAGGAGTAG